In the genome of Leptolyngbya sp. FACHB-261, one region contains:
- a CDS encoding B12-binding domain-containing radical SAM protein has product MRVLLLYPQFPQSFWSFDKALELIGRKVSLPPLGLITVAAILPQTWEFRLVDRNVRAETEADWAWADLVILSGMIVQKPDLLHLIREAKRRGKPVAVGGPYATSVPGPIEEAGADFLVLDEGEITLPLFVEALAQGATSGVFRADGEKPDVTGTPVPRFDLLDLNAYTEMSVQFSRGCPFQCEFCDIIVLYGRKPRTKAPKQLIAELQALYDLGWRRSVFLVDDNFIGNKRNVKLLLRELGPWMAERQYPFRLATEASVDLAQDEELLDLMVHANFSAVFLGIETPDTDSLSVTQKFQNTRNSLVESVQTINRAGLSVMAGFILGFDGEKAGAGQRIIDFVEATAIPKAMFGMLQALPNTALWQRLQREGRLLEEKQETQGHQMTLMNFIPTRSPEELAREYANCFWELYEPKRYLARVYRHFINMRPAPHKIPLRMLEPIEVRAVLTIFWRQGIWRSTRYQFWQQLFSILKHNSALFVPYLSNCALLEHFIQYREIVRDEIEVQLAQHLTEQSELPQPTALAR; this is encoded by the coding sequence ATGCGTGTATTGCTGCTCTATCCGCAATTTCCCCAATCATTTTGGTCGTTTGACAAAGCACTAGAGCTGATTGGGCGCAAGGTTTCGCTGCCCCCATTGGGGCTGATTACAGTCGCCGCGATTCTGCCTCAAACTTGGGAATTTCGCCTGGTAGACCGCAATGTTCGGGCTGAAACAGAAGCAGATTGGGCCTGGGCGGACTTGGTGATCCTCTCCGGCATGATCGTGCAGAAGCCAGACCTGTTGCATCTAATTCGTGAAGCTAAGCGGCGAGGTAAGCCGGTTGCAGTAGGTGGTCCCTACGCAACGTCGGTGCCAGGACCAATCGAGGAGGCAGGTGCCGATTTTTTGGTTTTGGATGAGGGTGAGATTACCCTGCCCCTGTTCGTTGAAGCGCTGGCGCAAGGTGCAACCTCAGGCGTGTTTCGGGCAGATGGCGAAAAGCCGGATGTGACAGGGACGCCCGTTCCTCGCTTTGATTTGCTAGACCTGAATGCCTACACGGAAATGTCCGTCCAGTTCTCGCGCGGCTGTCCATTTCAGTGTGAATTCTGCGACATCATCGTGCTCTACGGGCGTAAGCCTCGAACTAAAGCGCCAAAACAACTGATCGCAGAATTGCAAGCGCTCTATGACCTAGGCTGGCGACGCTCGGTGTTTTTAGTGGATGACAACTTCATTGGCAACAAGCGTAATGTCAAATTGCTGCTGCGAGAGTTAGGTCCCTGGATGGCAGAGCGTCAATATCCATTCCGTCTTGCAACCGAAGCGTCAGTTGACTTAGCTCAAGATGAAGAGTTGTTAGACCTGATGGTACATGCCAACTTCAGTGCTGTATTTTTGGGCATTGAAACACCAGATACTGACAGCTTGTCAGTTACACAAAAGTTTCAAAATACACGCAATTCCTTAGTGGAATCGGTACAAACCATCAACCGAGCTGGATTGAGTGTGATGGCCGGTTTTATTTTGGGTTTTGACGGTGAGAAAGCAGGCGCAGGCCAGCGAATCATCGATTTTGTTGAAGCCACGGCAATTCCCAAAGCCATGTTTGGCATGTTACAAGCATTGCCCAATACCGCCCTGTGGCAGCGCTTGCAGCGAGAGGGACGTTTATTGGAAGAGAAGCAGGAAACCCAGGGCCACCAGATGACCCTGATGAACTTTATTCCCACCCGCTCGCCTGAGGAGTTAGCTCGCGAGTATGCCAATTGCTTCTGGGAACTCTACGAACCCAAACGTTATTTGGCTCGTGTTTACCGCCACTTTATCAACATGCGGCCCGCACCTCACAAGATACCCTTACGCATGCTAGAACCCATTGAGGTTCGAGCTGTCTTGACTATCTTTTGGCGGCAGGGAATTTGGCGCAGTACTCGCTATCAATTCTGGCAACAATTATTCTCGATTCTGAAACACAATTCAGCTTTGTTTGTGCCTTACTTGAGCAACTGCGCCTTACTCGAACACTTCATTCAGTATCGCGAGATTGTGCGTGATGAAATCGAAGTCCAATTAGCCCAACACTTAACCGAACAGTCGGAACTACCTCAACCGACCGCCTTGGCCAGATAA
- a CDS encoding aminotransferase class I/II-fold pyridoxal phosphate-dependent enzyme: MQVVKDYVQAWLQSGLAPDEYICHGRQGNQVEVEDAATGFRRTVLTFCTNDILGFAVDEDVKQAAIDATTHYGPSNSSCSVLSGRIDLHRQLEQEISSFKRLPYTQLFINAWMAMQAVMDAFCHLAIPVPGFHNERETLILSDVLNHGCIISAVVNANTRSGKVFGNSPRVRVKPYRHCDVDDLARKLKRYARPDDRILVVTDAVFSMDGDVAPLPDMLQVLSHYEGSTLLMDEAHASGSLGSYGGGIYDHFDLDPYKAVEMGINPLIMTTFSKFAASAGAAISTHVKELVPLLNVSPTSIGTISLAPPLTAAALESVRKLRRSPQLVQRLQENTRYLRQCLATSDFIALGETNVVPVLLPEGINPKEFARRLLEDKGIWASAIWFIAKPRIRITVNALHTREEIDQLVDGLVSTRALFYRETVSA; the protein is encoded by the coding sequence GTGCAAGTTGTTAAGGATTACGTCCAAGCCTGGCTACAGAGTGGGCTAGCTCCTGATGAATACATTTGCCACGGTAGGCAGGGCAACCAGGTCGAGGTTGAAGACGCTGCAACCGGCTTTCGGCGTACGGTCCTAACCTTCTGCACCAACGACATCTTGGGATTTGCAGTCGATGAGGATGTTAAGCAAGCGGCAATCGACGCAACCACTCACTACGGTCCCTCCAATAGCTCCTGCTCGGTGCTCAGTGGGCGCATCGATCTACACCGTCAACTCGAACAAGAGATTTCAAGCTTCAAGCGCCTGCCCTACACGCAACTGTTCATCAATGCCTGGATGGCGATGCAGGCGGTGATGGATGCCTTCTGCCATCTAGCAATTCCGGTGCCCGGTTTCCACAACGAGCGCGAAACGCTGATTCTGTCAGATGTGCTCAACCACGGTTGCATCATTTCGGCAGTTGTCAATGCCAATACACGCTCAGGTAAGGTATTCGGCAATAGTCCGCGAGTGCGGGTGAAACCCTATCGTCACTGTGACGTGGACGACCTGGCCCGTAAGCTCAAGCGCTACGCCCGTCCTGACGACCGCATTCTAGTCGTGACCGATGCCGTGTTCTCGATGGACGGCGATGTCGCACCTCTGCCCGACATGCTGCAAGTCTTGAGCCACTATGAAGGCAGCACCCTACTCATGGATGAAGCTCACGCTTCTGGGTCGCTCGGCTCCTATGGTGGTGGCATCTACGATCACTTTGACTTGGATCCCTATAAAGCGGTTGAGATGGGCATTAACCCATTGATCATGACCACCTTCTCCAAGTTCGCCGCCTCAGCTGGTGCCGCCATCAGTACCCACGTCAAAGAACTGGTGCCGCTGCTGAATGTGTCTCCAACCTCGATTGGCACGATCTCGCTAGCGCCACCGCTAACGGCTGCGGCGCTTGAGAGCGTTCGCAAACTGCGCCGCTCGCCGCAGCTGGTCCAGCGGTTGCAAGAGAATACGCGCTATCTACGCCAGTGTCTAGCGACGTCTGATTTCATCGCCCTGGGCGAAACCAATGTTGTGCCGGTCCTGTTACCTGAGGGCATTAACCCGAAGGAATTTGCCCGGCGTTTGCTCGAAGACAAGGGAATCTGGGCTTCCGCGATTTGGTTTATCGCCAAGCCTCGTATCCGGATCACGGTCAATGCCCTGCATACCCGCGAAGAAATAGACCAGCTCGTGGATGGTCTGGTTTCTACTCGGGCACTGTTCTATCGGGAAACGGTCAGTGCTTAG
- a CDS encoding FtsX-like permease family protein, translating to MVSIARKNLLEDLPRLLVAQAGITFAVSLIGVQTGILNGFTNSVTLVIDNSQADIWVTSKDFLHLSLTLPLPAERVNQARAVPGVAKAEPLLINNTLWRDPQGKIEAVQMIGYEPDAELFKPWDLIGGAQPSIVEQEHAIIIDDTNTKLLGVNNIGDVVQVGGVTAKVKAFTHGVYSFVASPFVFTSLESGRDFLSSRTIPASSTQSTSLLEASRLATEAQKASSGPIPIPYILIRAQPGQDLQQLKQALEQALPDTQAHTRAELSELTQRYWRDETGIGFVLSLGAGLGLVVGTVIVGQVLYASAVDHIREFGTLKAMGASNWYIYRVIGEQALWMAVLGFASGMGVCYGIGTWAQATQGIAILISPATAAGVFGVTVLMCVGSAVFAIQKVTQVDPVIVFKA from the coding sequence ATGGTTTCTATTGCCCGCAAAAATCTGCTCGAAGATTTGCCTCGGTTACTGGTTGCTCAGGCTGGCATCACCTTTGCGGTTAGCTTGATCGGCGTCCAGACTGGCATTCTCAACGGTTTTACCAATTCGGTCACCTTAGTGATCGACAACTCCCAAGCTGACATCTGGGTGACCTCCAAGGACTTTCTACACTTAAGTCTGACGCTACCACTGCCAGCTGAACGGGTAAACCAGGCACGAGCAGTGCCCGGCGTCGCCAAAGCTGAACCCCTGCTCATCAACAACACGCTCTGGCGAGACCCACAGGGCAAGATCGAGGCGGTGCAGATGATTGGCTACGAGCCAGATGCTGAGCTGTTTAAGCCCTGGGATCTGATCGGCGGCGCCCAACCCTCAATCGTTGAGCAGGAGCACGCGATCATTATCGATGACACTAACACCAAGTTATTAGGAGTTAACAACATTGGCGACGTCGTGCAGGTCGGTGGGGTCACGGCCAAGGTTAAAGCCTTCACCCACGGTGTGTACTCTTTTGTTGCTAGCCCCTTCGTGTTTACGTCTCTTGAGAGTGGCCGGGATTTTCTAAGTTCTCGAACCATTCCAGCCTCGTCGACCCAGAGTACCTCATTGCTAGAGGCATCCCGGCTGGCTACCGAAGCCCAAAAGGCTTCTTCTGGCCCAATCCCGATCCCCTACATCCTGATCCGAGCCCAACCAGGGCAAGACCTACAGCAGCTCAAGCAAGCACTCGAACAGGCCCTACCCGATACCCAGGCTCACACCCGTGCCGAGTTGTCTGAGCTGACCCAACGCTACTGGCGAGACGAAACCGGCATCGGCTTCGTGTTGAGCTTGGGAGCAGGTCTGGGTTTGGTGGTGGGTACGGTCATTGTCGGCCAGGTGCTTTACGCCTCGGCGGTCGACCACATCCGGGAATTTGGCACGCTCAAGGCCATGGGAGCTTCCAACTGGTACATCTACCGGGTGATCGGGGAGCAAGCGCTGTGGATGGCAGTTTTGGGGTTTGCCTCCGGCATGGGCGTCTGCTATGGCATTGGTACTTGGGCACAGGCGACCCAGGGCATTGCCATTCTGATCAGTCCTGCCACAGCGGCAGGAGTGTTTGGGGTCACCGTGCTGATGTGTGTGGGTTCAGCCGTGTTCGCCATTCAGAAAGTTACCCAGGTCGATCCAGTGATTGTGTTCAAAGCCTGA
- a CDS encoding glycosyltransferase family 39 protein: MSVNRVGRKPWALQDGLGSTQRPVPEHLLAFTSLLGLLLLCWVAFGWQLGDIGLIDETEPLFAEAARQMLRTGDFITPYFNGVTRFDKPPLIYWGMALAYQLVGVNEWGVRLPSALAGTGLTLGVFWTLRTFTGSWRAAWVGAVVTALSPMALAWGRIGVSDMLLCACIGATMLSFFVGYVRQSRLAYLSLYAWMSLGILTKGPVAIVLPALAIALFLALVGQWRQVRSELHLLQGSLIVLLLALPWYLAVTAINGEAFIDKFFGYHNIDRFVSVVNRHQAPLYFYIPVILIGFLPWSPFLPLAIARLRFWRLGEWRTQPRSEHLGLYALCWFGVVLVFFTVSVTKLPSYMLPLIPAIALLLGLLWRDETSLKSRGFQISAFAAVGVYALLAVLSWHSLNWLPPDPWMPNLQKELAQQNLNLTAALIWAGIAVLGVLAVLWRQGRFWFPMGCSLGFAALIALVILPTLTTLDLQRQLPLRQLAVVIEDYQQMHPEQASDLIVLGPVVKPSVVFYAKRNARFLQISKQLRARYLNRPHPDLLVLGSEKDLRLSRLRPDEYEPLATAGYYRLVRVYAPQAKER; this comes from the coding sequence ATGTCGGTCAACCGAGTTGGTCGTAAGCCTTGGGCCTTGCAGGATGGTCTTGGGAGCACTCAGCGACCGGTGCCTGAGCATCTGCTGGCATTCACTTCTCTGTTGGGGCTACTGCTACTTTGCTGGGTCGCCTTTGGCTGGCAGCTGGGTGATATTGGCCTGATTGACGAGACTGAACCCCTGTTTGCAGAGGCCGCTCGTCAGATGCTGCGCACAGGCGATTTCATCACCCCCTATTTCAATGGTGTTACGCGCTTCGACAAGCCGCCCTTGATTTACTGGGGTATGGCTTTGGCCTATCAGTTGGTGGGCGTGAATGAGTGGGGCGTACGCTTACCGTCGGCGCTAGCAGGTACCGGGCTAACCCTTGGCGTGTTCTGGACGCTGCGCACCTTCACAGGCTCCTGGCGCGCAGCCTGGGTTGGGGCTGTAGTAACGGCACTATCGCCAATGGCCTTGGCCTGGGGACGCATTGGCGTTTCCGATATGCTTCTATGCGCCTGCATCGGCGCGACCATGCTCTCGTTTTTTGTGGGCTATGTGCGTCAATCCCGACTGGCTTACCTGAGCCTCTACGCCTGGATGAGCTTGGGCATTTTAACCAAAGGGCCGGTTGCGATCGTGTTGCCAGCCTTGGCCATTGCCCTCTTCCTAGCCTTAGTGGGGCAATGGCGGCAAGTTCGCTCAGAGTTGCACCTGCTTCAGGGCAGCCTGATTGTGCTGCTGCTGGCCCTGCCCTGGTACCTGGCAGTTACTGCGATCAATGGTGAGGCGTTCATTGACAAATTTTTTGGCTACCACAATATCGACCGCTTCGTCTCAGTGGTGAACCGCCACCAGGCACCCCTGTATTTCTATATCCCAGTGATCCTGATTGGCTTTCTGCCTTGGTCTCCCTTTTTGCCTCTGGCTATTGCCCGCTTGCGCTTCTGGCGGTTAGGCGAATGGCGGACTCAACCGCGCTCGGAACACCTGGGCCTGTATGCGCTCTGCTGGTTTGGCGTGGTGCTGGTTTTCTTTACGGTGTCAGTCACCAAACTGCCCAGCTACATGTTGCCGCTCATTCCCGCCATTGCCTTGCTGCTGGGGTTGCTTTGGCGAGACGAAACGAGTCTCAAAAGTCGAGGCTTCCAAATTTCAGCCTTTGCAGCAGTGGGGGTCTACGCACTTTTGGCGGTTCTGAGTTGGCACAGTCTGAACTGGCTGCCTCCTGATCCCTGGATGCCCAATCTACAAAAGGAGCTAGCTCAGCAAAACTTAAATTTGACGGCAGCCTTAATCTGGGCTGGCATCGCGGTCCTTGGAGTATTAGCCGTGCTCTGGCGACAAGGCCGTTTTTGGTTCCCAATGGGCTGCAGTTTAGGATTTGCCGCTTTAATTGCCTTGGTGATTCTACCGACGCTTACAACTCTAGATTTGCAGCGTCAACTGCCTCTACGTCAACTGGCAGTTGTGATTGAAGACTATCAACAAATGCACCCTGAACAAGCTTCGGACCTAATCGTTTTGGGGCCAGTGGTTAAGCCCAGCGTGGTGTTTTACGCAAAGCGTAATGCTCGGTTTCTGCAGATATCGAAGCAACTCCGTGCCCGATACTTAAACCGTCCACATCCAGACCTACTGGTTCTGGGATCAGAAAAAGACCTACGGCTGTCCCGCTTGCGTCCAGACGAGTATGAACCTCTGGCAACTGCGGGCTACTATCGCCTAGTTCGGGTCTATGCACCTCAAGCCAAGGAGAGGTAG
- a CDS encoding DUF3370 domain-containing protein, producing MQTATGQRQVGSEGAQPRSKQAFPSKVQGLKARAAWGLLVLLWAGSAHAQVAPPPNSSPPQPVTVVQPQQVRALPGGLDRDLMFNSNSPEVVVTEGILLSTFPPSYGRVARAHLDQLLSGEFELFAHHIARERTPGDLTSLYIGILLHNPGRQPVTVDVLNAASYLSQPDAPFVDLPALVEDPTGSVYAGPGSRVTSDFVRRQFPQQRDAQIWPTRLVLAPGESQMLMNLPIPIRELTPPLNGRSTLIRVRSNGPVYAASLGLYARQDADGSEQAPTLQEWETLLREGDIAGPRDRPPTPIVEKPTGPVIYSRVAGVARGVRWQAYITDSDTQRSLTIPAAGQALSYVLNTVYRNTFGTGQVQSAPLLRRYEDTAYQAHGNYSIHYDLTLPLRNPTAQPQTVTLAIQTPLKLPNDQAQGSLSFLEPPGRQVMFRGTIRLRYRDDQGLPVNRFVHLVQRQGQQGEPLVTLQLPPGSERLVQVDYFYPPDATPHQVLTLRTL from the coding sequence GTGCAGACGGCGACTGGACAGCGGCAAGTAGGGAGCGAGGGCGCTCAGCCTCGGAGTAAGCAAGCATTTCCCTCTAAGGTGCAAGGGCTAAAAGCCAGAGCCGCCTGGGGACTACTAGTCCTACTTTGGGCTGGATCTGCCCACGCCCAAGTGGCTCCCCCACCCAACAGCAGCCCCCCGCAGCCAGTCACGGTCGTTCAACCCCAGCAGGTGCGAGCCCTGCCCGGTGGGTTGGACCGAGATCTGATGTTCAACAGCAACAGCCCGGAGGTGGTGGTCACGGAGGGGATCCTGCTCTCCACGTTTCCGCCCAGCTATGGCCGGGTTGCCAGAGCCCATCTAGACCAACTGCTGTCGGGCGAGTTCGAGCTATTTGCTCACCACATTGCTCGGGAGCGGACGCCAGGTGACCTCACCAGCTTGTACATTGGCATTCTGCTCCACAACCCAGGTCGTCAGCCGGTTACGGTTGATGTGCTCAACGCCGCCAGCTATCTCAGCCAGCCTGATGCGCCGTTTGTCGACCTGCCTGCGCTAGTTGAGGATCCAACGGGCAGTGTGTATGCGGGTCCGGGCTCCCGGGTCACGAGTGATTTTGTCCGCCGTCAGTTTCCGCAGCAGCGTGATGCTCAGATTTGGCCTACCCGTTTGGTTCTAGCGCCTGGGGAGAGCCAAATGCTGATGAACCTGCCCATTCCGATCCGGGAGCTAACACCGCCCCTCAATGGGCGTTCTACTCTGATTCGAGTTCGCAGCAATGGCCCGGTTTACGCTGCCAGCTTGGGTTTGTATGCGCGCCAGGATGCTGATGGCAGTGAGCAAGCACCAACGCTCCAGGAATGGGAAACTCTGCTGCGCGAGGGCGATATTGCTGGACCCCGTGATCGGCCACCCACTCCAATCGTGGAGAAGCCAACTGGACCTGTCATCTACAGCCGGGTAGCAGGCGTTGCTCGAGGGGTCCGCTGGCAGGCCTACATCACTGACTCAGACACCCAGAGGAGCCTGACGATTCCAGCGGCGGGGCAGGCCCTCTCCTACGTACTCAACACGGTTTATCGCAATACCTTTGGCACAGGGCAAGTCCAAAGCGCGCCGCTGCTGCGACGCTACGAGGATACGGCCTACCAAGCCCATGGCAACTACAGCATTCACTACGACTTGACTCTGCCCCTGCGCAACCCTACCGCTCAGCCACAAACGGTAACGCTCGCCATCCAAACGCCGCTGAAACTGCCTAACGACCAGGCTCAAGGCAGCCTAAGTTTTCTAGAGCCACCAGGACGCCAGGTGATGTTTCGCGGCACCATCCGCTTGCGCTACCGAGATGACCAGGGTTTGCCCGTAAATCGCTTTGTGCATCTTGTCCAGCGCCAAGGCCAGCAGGGCGAGCCGCTAGTGACCCTGCAATTGCCCCCAGGCTCAGAACGACTGGTTCAGGTGGATTATTTTTATCCGCCCGACGCCACGCCCCATCAAGTCTTGACTCTACGTACTCTTTAG
- a CDS encoding BMP family ABC transporter substrate-binding protein, whose protein sequence is MPKFQRRQFMQWMAAGVGSTLILPACQGGNTSSASTSGEPAASPAASGAEPFKVGFIYVGPTTDFGYNQAHELGRKYLESNLPGITTEFAENVPETADVERVMERMIRGGAKVIYATSFGYLDSALNVAQRYPDITFLHCGGSKTAPNVSTYFSNIFELMYLGGIAAGKATKSKVLGFVGAFPIPQLLANVNAFTLGAQSVDPSIQTRVVFNLSWADPAKEAEAVNAMADLKADVISMHVDSPVTVVKTAASRGLKTVGYHTAELEQFNPEGWLTGGAWNWGPLYVRQVEAIRAKTFKPSIERYEVKDGYVKLAPFGSGVDKATQDQILSSQKTLNSNSLALFKGPVISQKGEQKVSGGQNLTREQVETMDFLVKGVVGELPTS, encoded by the coding sequence ATGCCCAAGTTTCAGCGTCGTCAATTCATGCAGTGGATGGCAGCTGGAGTCGGTTCCACGCTGATTTTACCTGCCTGTCAGGGCGGGAATACGTCCTCAGCTTCGACTTCTGGAGAGCCTGCTGCCAGTCCCGCTGCGAGCGGCGCAGAGCCATTTAAGGTGGGCTTTATCTATGTCGGTCCAACGACAGACTTTGGCTACAACCAGGCTCACGAACTCGGGCGTAAATACCTAGAGTCTAATCTACCCGGCATCACAACTGAATTTGCGGAGAACGTACCAGAGACTGCCGACGTAGAGCGGGTCATGGAGCGCATGATCCGTGGCGGTGCCAAAGTTATCTATGCCACTAGCTTTGGCTATCTAGACTCAGCCCTGAACGTGGCTCAACGCTATCCGGACATCACGTTCCTACACTGCGGCGGCTCGAAGACCGCTCCTAACGTAAGCACCTATTTCTCCAACATTTTTGAGTTGATGTACTTGGGCGGAATTGCTGCTGGCAAGGCGACCAAGAGCAAGGTGCTGGGCTTTGTCGGAGCCTTCCCCATTCCTCAGCTGCTAGCTAACGTCAATGCCTTCACGCTTGGTGCTCAATCGGTAGACCCCTCAATTCAAACGCGAGTCGTCTTTAACTTGAGCTGGGCTGACCCGGCGAAAGAAGCTGAGGCTGTCAACGCTATGGCTGACCTCAAAGCCGATGTCATCTCTATGCACGTGGACTCGCCTGTTACGGTCGTCAAAACCGCTGCGAGCCGTGGCTTGAAAACGGTGGGCTACCACACGGCTGAGCTTGAGCAGTTCAATCCTGAGGGCTGGCTGACGGGCGGTGCCTGGAACTGGGGACCGCTATATGTCAGGCAGGTTGAGGCTATCCGCGCTAAAACCTTCAAGCCCAGCATTGAGCGCTACGAGGTCAAGGACGGTTACGTGAAGCTGGCTCCCTTTGGCTCTGGGGTCGATAAAGCAACTCAAGACCAAATCCTCAGCAGTCAAAAAACCTTAAATAGCAACAGTTTGGCGTTATTTAAAGGACCTGTGATTAGCCAGAAGGGTGAGCAAAAGGTTTCTGGTGGGCAGAACCTGACCCGTGAGCAGGTGGAAACGATGGATTTCCTGGTCAAGGGGGTAGTTGGGGAACTGCCAACCTCCTAA
- a CDS encoding ABC transporter permease subunit codes for MRQRMRAWLFGKLLPMLTVLAVALLLWFPLSVLANLGRAQELLKTGAQLPCGQDLFRCSQALTTPAIPSPLQFLTGVLAMSWPLSKDTIPLNWLATAGATLVGLALALVVGAVIAVLLVQFVGFERAVLPWVVASQVIPIIALAPMLAVLLGRYGVEGLLPKALIAAYIAFFPITIGLAKGLRSVSPLSADLMRTYNADTFQVYRLLRLPTALPFLFTGLKVGAAAALVGTMIAEIATVNFRGLGTMILGRAYFADTVGLWVLMFASALLGIALVGMVNFIERWVTPWQMPS; via the coding sequence GTGCGGCAAAGGATGAGAGCTTGGCTATTTGGCAAATTGCTGCCGATGCTCACGGTTCTGGCAGTAGCACTGCTCCTCTGGTTTCCACTCTCGGTCCTCGCCAATCTAGGGCGCGCTCAAGAATTGCTGAAGACAGGGGCACAGTTGCCCTGCGGACAGGATTTATTTCGGTGTAGTCAAGCCCTCACAACGCCAGCCATTCCTTCGCCCTTGCAATTCTTGACTGGGGTTCTTGCCATGAGTTGGCCGCTCAGCAAAGATACGATTCCGCTGAACTGGTTAGCCACTGCAGGGGCGACGCTAGTCGGTCTGGCCCTAGCACTAGTCGTGGGTGCGGTGATCGCGGTGCTGTTGGTGCAATTTGTGGGCTTTGAGCGAGCTGTGCTGCCTTGGGTGGTAGCTTCTCAGGTTATTCCGATTATTGCGCTTGCTCCCATGCTGGCAGTGCTACTGGGCCGTTACGGTGTAGAAGGGCTACTGCCCAAAGCTCTGATCGCCGCATACATTGCTTTTTTTCCAATCACCATTGGTCTTGCTAAAGGCTTGCGCAGCGTCAGTCCTCTAAGCGCTGACTTAATGCGCACCTACAACGCCGATACATTCCAGGTTTATCGTCTGCTCCGCCTGCCCACGGCCCTGCCCTTTCTATTTACTGGCCTGAAGGTTGGAGCTGCCGCCGCCTTGGTAGGCACAATGATCGCAGAAATCGCGACTGTGAATTTTCGGGGCTTGGGCACGATGATTTTAGGACGGGCCTACTTCGCTGATACTGTGGGCTTGTGGGTGCTGATGTTTGCCTCAGCTCTTCTAGGAATTGCGCTAGTTGGCATGGTCAACTTTATCGAGAGGTGGGTAACGCCGTGGCAGATGCCCAGCTAA
- a CDS encoding ABC transporter permease: MADAQLSTSHSPTQNQPWDWLALGSSAFVLLSFLVWPWIYTPAGQANSAFQVLPLAPWLGLLPLLAVGIALGWFARFWSISYLLVGFAGLSVNLSAQIHLVDQGFKLAGDLGLGGYWGLTWAFTLLTASGLGAVGAALPKRLGFLAAALAMALALLLAESLIRGYQIPVGLIPTPSRVAQTLTETWQALLQDARQTFLNEVLLGFVGGVLAGLLVALLLVRFKFLAQGLLPYLTAASSIPIVGIAPVLVASLGSDWPSKAAIAAIVCFFPIAINTFRGLTAVDRQQLDLMHSYGASMSQTFTYLRLPGAQPYLFTGLKVAAPLALISAIVGEFFGSPARGLGFRIKLEAGRFGFDVVWAAIVYASVLGLLFYGFIALLERLITHWHSSIREA, translated from the coding sequence GTGGCAGATGCCCAGCTAAGCACCTCTCACTCTCCTACTCAAAACCAACCTTGGGACTGGCTCGCCCTAGGCAGCAGTGCCTTTGTGCTGCTGAGCTTCCTCGTCTGGCCCTGGATCTACACGCCTGCCGGACAGGCAAACTCGGCTTTTCAGGTGTTGCCGCTGGCCCCCTGGCTGGGCTTGCTGCCGCTGCTAGCTGTTGGTATCGCCCTAGGCTGGTTCGCTAGATTTTGGAGCATCAGCTATTTGCTAGTTGGCTTCGCAGGTCTAAGCGTCAACTTAAGCGCTCAGATCCACCTGGTCGATCAAGGCTTTAAGCTGGCAGGCGATTTAGGTTTGGGTGGTTATTGGGGGCTGACTTGGGCATTTACCCTGCTCACAGCCTCTGGTCTTGGTGCTGTTGGCGCTGCCTTGCCTAAGCGTCTAGGGTTTTTGGCCGCCGCTCTAGCGATGGCTCTGGCACTGCTGCTGGCTGAGAGCTTAATTCGCGGCTACCAGATTCCGGTCGGGTTGATCCCAACCCCCAGCCGGGTTGCCCAAACTTTGACAGAAACTTGGCAAGCGCTGCTCCAAGATGCCCGACAGACTTTTTTGAATGAAGTTCTGCTGGGCTTTGTCGGGGGTGTACTAGCAGGGCTGCTAGTGGCGCTACTGCTGGTCCGCTTTAAGTTTCTGGCACAAGGCTTACTGCCCTATCTCACTGCTGCCAGTTCAATCCCGATCGTGGGTATTGCACCAGTTCTGGTGGCTAGCTTAGGCTCAGATTGGCCGTCTAAGGCGGCAATTGCGGCGATTGTCTGTTTCTTCCCGATTGCGATCAATACGTTTCGAGGTCTGACCGCTGTTGACCGCCAACAGTTAGACCTCATGCACAGCTATGGCGCTTCTATGTCACAAACCTTTACCTACCTACGTCTGCCAGGGGCTCAGCCCTACCTATTCACTGGTCTCAAAGTTGCTGCCCCTCTGGCACTTATCAGCGCTATTGTTGGTGAGTTTTTCGGGTCGCCAGCGCGAGGGCTAGGGTTTCGGATCAAGTTGGAAGCAGGGCGCTTTGGCTTTGATGTTGTTTGGGCTGCGATTGTCTACGCTAGCGTTCTGGGTCTGCTATTTTACGGGTTCATTGCTCTGCTTGAACGTCTAATTACTCACTGGCATTCTTCTATTCGGGAAGCCTGA
- a CDS encoding DUF1816 domain-containing protein: MTLLDRIKEIFLGPGSEAPGTAWWAEVTTSQPPCTYYFGPFDSSDEARDACPGYVEDLRDEGAQGIEVTVKRCNPEALTVAESEAD, encoded by the coding sequence ATGACATTACTCGATAGGATCAAAGAGATTTTTCTAGGGCCTGGCTCTGAGGCTCCTGGAACTGCCTGGTGGGCAGAAGTAACTACCAGTCAACCGCCTTGCACTTACTACTTTGGGCCTTTCGACAGCTCTGACGAAGCTAGGGATGCTTGCCCTGGCTATGTTGAAGACTTGCGGGACGAAGGGGCTCAGGGTATTGAGGTGACCGTTAAGCGTTGTAATCCAGAAGCACTAACGGTTGCTGAGAGTGAGGCTGACTAA